One region of Mesomycoplasma ovipneumoniae genomic DNA includes:
- a CDS encoding phosphotransferase, with product MNFSVFPQNITALIKNPTLIYCGLHNCTFIAFYQGQKVQIRIAKNNFVDWQNEKNFIQNDPNFLFYQKGNYIKKWIEGQILDSENLDFYIKKLFTELSKFHQQNNQKITKFDWQINEINDEKYKKLVQKYQFDPQVICHNDLQFKNIIVSKTNLYFIDFEWVRYNNPYFDYVSLHLNLGISADKIIEFFGLSAEKFSDFVYLYKIFTNFWNKKWYA from the coding sequence ATGAATTTCAGCGTTTTTCCACAAAATATTACTGCATTGATAAAAAATCCAACCTTGATTTACTGTGGTTTACATAATTGTACTTTTATTGCTTTTTATCAAGGCCAAAAAGTACAAATTCGAATAGCAAAAAATAATTTTGTTGATTGACAAAATGAAAAAAATTTCATTCAAAATGATCCAAATTTTCTTTTTTATCAAAAGGGAAATTACATTAAAAAATGGATTGAAGGACAAATTTTAGACTCAGAAAACTTAGATTTTTATATTAAAAAGTTATTTACTGAACTTTCAAAGTTTCATCAACAAAACAATCAAAAAATTACGAAATTTGACTGACAAATTAACGAAATTAACGATGAAAAATACAAAAAACTAGTCCAAAAATATCAATTTGATCCTCAAGTAATTTGTCATAATGATTTACAGTTTAAAAATATTATTGTTTCTAAAACAAATCTTTATTTTATTGATTTCGAATGAGTTAGGTACAATAATCCTTATTTTGATTATGTTTCTTTGCATCTAAATTTAGGAATTTCCGCTGATAAAATCATTGAATTTTTTGGTCTCAGCGCTGAAAAATTCAGTGATTTTGTATATTTATACAAGATTTTTACAAACTTTTGAAATAAAAAGTGGTATGCTTAG
- a CDS encoding endonuclease/exonuclease/phosphatase family protein, whose product MKKTVLLPLILVGSAAAIGTGAYFIYTSSTGDQNGTGIIINSDQTSPQKGLSTSTDDTQKQNQNQEKTQEPEKNQAKDNIQSIRVGFWNVLNYTNKSKKNTNTAKTYALANVINSSGSDVVGLAEITSTGDGTDIAKELEKLNPSAGWKQITTDKYGKPNQQEKYTFLYKSSLLETINFEGSSNPYLIQDGKNLTWARPVAAVKFQTKTNIKNDFTLAIGHFDAPGASSNRNEKADSEARNQGEQEANEARDLVNVLAQIDEKDGPNNEIIFMGDTNIRTENTDKLFKSTLVSYRLLLDKDEKTSLSSKDFGEYANSYDKIFYKGDLKTKNAQKYELYSIFEKNTVNLEEYDKMRKQDGRSVKYKLDDPKDINRIRGISDHTMVYFDLELSESDND is encoded by the coding sequence ATGAAAAAAACTGTTTTATTGCCGCTTATTCTTGTAGGATCGGCCGCTGCTATTGGTACTGGTGCATATTTTATTTATACTTCATCTACCGGAGATCAAAATGGAACCGGAATTATTATAAATAGTGATCAAACATCACCTCAAAAAGGCTTATCAACTTCGACTGATGACACACAAAAACAAAACCAAAATCAAGAAAAAACCCAAGAACCTGAAAAAAATCAGGCAAAAGATAATATCCAATCAATTCGCGTTGGTTTTTGAAACGTTTTAAATTACACAAATAAATCAAAAAAAAATACAAATACCGCCAAAACTTATGCTCTTGCTAATGTTATAAATTCCTCCGGAAGTGATGTTGTTGGTCTTGCCGAAATTACTTCAACTGGTGATGGGACTGATATTGCAAAAGAACTTGAAAAATTAAATCCCTCTGCTGGTTGAAAACAAATAACTACTGACAAATATGGGAAACCAAACCAACAAGAAAAATACACTTTTTTATATAAGTCCTCGCTTCTTGAAACAATAAATTTTGAGGGAAGTTCTAACCCTTACTTAATTCAAGATGGAAAAAATTTGACATGAGCTCGGCCAGTTGCCGCTGTTAAATTTCAAACTAAAACTAATATTAAAAATGATTTTACTTTAGCAATCGGTCATTTTGATGCCCCAGGAGCAAGTAGTAATCGTAATGAAAAAGCCGATTCTGAAGCTCGTAATCAAGGAGAACAAGAAGCAAATGAAGCTCGTGATTTAGTTAATGTTTTAGCTCAAATCGACGAAAAAGATGGACCAAATAATGAGATAATCTTCATGGGCGACACAAACATTCGCACTGAAAACACCGATAAATTATTTAAATCAACATTAGTGTCATACCGTTTGCTCCTTGATAAAGATGAAAAAACAAGTTTATCTTCTAAAGATTTTGGTGAATATGCAAATTCTTATGACAAAATTTTTTATAAAGGCGATTTAAAAACAAAAAATGCACAAAAATACGAATTGTATTCAATTTTTGAGAAAAATACAGTCAATTTAGAAGAATATGACAAAATGCGCAAGCAAGATGGCAGATCAGTAAAATATAAACTTGACGATCCAAAAGATATAAATAGAATTAGGGGAATTTCAGACCATACAATGGTTTATTTTGACCTTGAATTAAGCGAATCTGATAATGATTAA
- a CDS encoding endonuclease/exonuclease/phosphatase family protein has product MKKAILFPLIFAGSAAAVGAGTYFIYSSSTGEQNGTGIIINKSETPPQKDLPASTDEAQNQNQEQSQEPEKNVEKNLTASVDETQKQEQNQERSQEPEKNVETDLSDSVEEVQKQDQNQEKTQEPEKNLGKDLTTSVNEAQKQNQNQEKTQEPEKNVGKNLTASVDETQKQEQNQEQSQQPEKNVEKELSTPIDETQKQEQNQEQSQEPEKNLQKDNNQSIRVGFWNILKYTNKGKDPNSAKTYALAAVINSSGSDIVGLAEIALSGDGTDIIKELEELNPSASWKQITTGKYGKANQQEKYTFLYKSSLLETINFEGNSNPYLIQEGINLKEWARPVAAVKFQTKTNIKNDFTLAVGHFDAPGAYNKKSNKKRNEKADSEASNQGEQEANEARDLVNVLTQIDQKDGPNNEIIFMGDTNIYGKNTEKLFKSTLESYQSLLHKDEKTSLSSEFGKYANSFDKIFYKGDLKTKNAQKYDLFPIFEKNIVDLERYDQMREQDKRLMNYKSGDPKDVKRIKGISDHTMVYFDLELSESDKN; this is encoded by the coding sequence ATGAAAAAAGCTATTTTATTCCCACTTATTTTCGCAGGATCGGCGGCAGCTGTTGGTGCTGGTACATATTTTATTTATAGTTCATCTACCGGAGAACAAAATGGAACGGGAATTATTATAAATAAAAGTGAAACTCCACCTCAAAAAGACTTGCCAGCTTCAACTGATGAGGCTCAAAATCAAAATCAAGAACAAAGTCAAGAACCTGAAAAAAATGTAGAAAAAAACTTGACCGCTTCGGTTGATGAGACTCAAAAGCAAGAGCAAAATCAAGAAAGAAGCCAAGAACCTGAAAAAAATGTAGAAACAGACTTGTCTGATTCGGTTGAAGAGGTTCAAAAGCAAGACCAAAATCAAGAAAAAACCCAAGAACCTGAAAAAAATCTGGGAAAAGATTTGACCACTTCGGTTAATGAGGCTCAAAAACAGAACCAAAATCAAGAAAAAACCCAAGAACCTGAAAAAAATGTAGGAAAAAACTTGACCGCTTCGGTTGATGAGACTCAAAAGCAAGAGCAAAATCAAGAACAAAGTCAACAACCTGAAAAAAATGTAGAAAAAGAATTGTCGACCCCGATCGACGAGACTCAAAAGCAAGAGCAAAATCAAGAACAAAGTCAAGAACCTGAAAAAAATTTGCAAAAAGATAATAACCAATCAATTCGCGTAGGTTTTTGAAACATTCTAAAATACACAAATAAAGGAAAAGATCCAAATAGCGCCAAAACTTATGCTCTTGCCGCTGTTATAAATTCTTCTGGAAGTGATATTGTCGGTCTTGCTGAAATTGCTCTATCCGGTGATGGGACTGATATTATAAAAGAACTTGAAGAATTAAATCCCTCTGCTAGTTGAAAACAAATAACTACTGGCAAGTATGGTAAAGCAAACCAACAAGAAAAATACACTTTTTTATATAAGTCTTCACTTCTTGAAACAATAAATTTTGAGGGAAATTCTAACCCTTACTTAATTCAAGAAGGTATAAACTTAAAGGAATGAGCGCGACCGGTTGCGGCTGTTAAATTTCAAACTAAAACCAATATTAAAAACGATTTTACTTTAGCAGTTGGTCATTTTGATGCCCCAGGTGCATATAATAAAAAGTCTAATAAAAAGCGTAATGAAAAAGCTGATTCTGAAGCTTCTAATCAAGGCGAACAAGAAGCAAATGAAGCTCGTGATTTAGTTAATGTTTTAACCCAAATTGACCAAAAAGATGGACCAAATAATGAAATAATCTTCATGGGTGACACAAATATTTATGGTAAAAACACCGAAAAATTATTTAAGTCAACATTAGAGTCATACCAATCGCTTCTTCATAAAGATGAAAAAACAAGCTTATCTTCTGAGTTTGGTAAATATGCAAATTCTTTTGACAAAATTTTTTATAAAGGCGATTTAAAGACAAAAAATGCACAAAAATACGACTTATTTCCAATTTTTGAGAAAAATATAGTTGATTTAGAAAGATATGACCAAATGCGAGAGCAGGATAAAAGATTAATGAATTATAAATCTGGCGATCCAAAAGATGTAAAAAGAATTAAGGGAATTTCAGATCATACAATGGTTTATTTTGACCTTGAATTAAGTGAATCTGACAAAAATTAA
- a CDS encoding 5'-3' exonuclease codes for MNKKILLIDGNWLAFKSFFAGYYGNQLINSKGDMTFAVHIFFNSVFKLIKLVEPNNIYFAFDFGSTTNRHQSYPDYKKGRQKPPESLFLQIDIIKKILSLSGFFWSQDSEFEADDLIASMQKIIRNTDPEIEIFIFSSDQDLLQLVDKKTTIINKIKNNSINAINLKNFQQNFGINPDQIVDFKVLAGDSSDNIKIIDGLGAKGAIKLLEKYKNVDNILENLDKISTKLSKQIEEKRDKILFFKDFIRLNDGAKFNFDIFENLNIKICPDLLNILNELELKKVSDALIELSKKEIN; via the coding sequence ATGAATAAAAAAATTTTGCTAATTGATGGAAATTGACTTGCTTTTAAGTCATTTTTTGCTGGATACTACGGGAATCAGCTAATTAATTCTAAAGGTGATATGACTTTTGCAGTTCATATTTTTTTTAATAGTGTTTTTAAATTAATTAAACTTGTTGAGCCAAACAATATCTATTTTGCCTTTGATTTTGGCTCAACAACAAATCGTCACCAAAGCTATCCTGATTACAAAAAAGGTAGACAAAAACCGCCTGAATCTTTATTTCTCCAAATAGATATAATCAAAAAAATCCTTAGTTTATCAGGGTTTTTTTGATCACAGGACAGCGAATTTGAGGCTGATGATTTAATTGCATCTATGCAAAAAATAATCAGAAATACCGATCCTGAAATAGAAATTTTCATTTTTAGTTCAGATCAAGATTTACTACAATTAGTTGATAAAAAAACAACTATTATTAATAAAATTAAAAATAATTCTATTAATGCAATTAATTTGAAAAATTTTCAACAAAATTTTGGGATTAACCCCGACCAAATTGTTGATTTTAAAGTTTTAGCGGGTGATAGTTCTGATAATATTAAGATAATTGATGGCCTAGGAGCAAAAGGCGCAATAAAATTACTTGAAAAATATAAAAATGTAGATAACATTTTGGAAAATCTTGATAAAATAAGTACAAAATTATCAAAACAAATCGAGGAAAAAAGGGACAAAATATTGTTTTTTAAAGATTTTATTAGATTGAATGATGGTGCTAAATTTAATTTTGATATTTTTGAAAATTTAAATATCAAAATTTGTCCTGATTTACTAAACATTTTAAATGAACTTGAGTTAAAAAAAGTTAGTGATGCTCTAATTGAATTATCGAAAAAGGAAATTAATTAA
- the dnaE gene encoding DNA polymerase III subunit alpha: MNLINLHTRSEYTFLSSTIKLDSLIDFALKNNLKTLVLTDFNTMFGVPKFYKLCKENGINPVIGLEIEIEKFHFILLAKNYSGYVFLSKISTKKTKNENIFLGDLQNQDDLIIIDHPKKGFYCQKKVQLSTLLGQSNLKNYYIVENNPKISNAIYVQERNVLYASEKIYLEALYKIKGEIFDTGQKLYDFNDWEVEIEPEIIKRTNALVENIKIEFPKSGINLPNLDPTGQSDPDIILKNVLIEGINKKRSELENYNWSSRLQYEYKIICELKFSNYFLIIWDLLKWARENNILIGPGRGSASGSLIAYLLDITAVNPLKYNLIFERFLNPKRISMPDIDIDIQDTRRNEVIDYLFQKYGPEHCATIITFSTLAAKSIFRDISKGFGIPEAQINKNAKLISANMTLAQLYQNTKSEFYKLIQKGDNFQGQDNSAIYKKIYEISVFLEGMPRQSSTHAAGIVLSKTPISQLVPLHYSKENLNQIQYSAEFIEDFSLLKIDLLGLKNLTIVANILAKINKKGRNLQFNQLPIYDKSANKLLSEGKTSGIFQLESPGMTTSIKKIGVNSIDDVVAIISLYRPGPIKQIPTYAKNKESGNWPKFFPEYDKILESTFGVIIYQEQIMEICQVVAGFDLAQADIIRVAISKKDESKLEQIKKHFLEGGAKLGRDPKLVSEIYDKIYEFADYGFNKAHAVAYANLAYKMAYLKAKFPLYFFAELISNENGAHANIKKYAQEAQNFGIQILQPNINFSSHMATYSEQNNTIYLPLLMIKGLGTIAIKSIIDERQKNGKYKSFLDFIRRMKIINFSKVAIEKLIFANSLKEFANQETLAHNLDLLWNHATLVLTDKDGNLVALENNSETESNLLEKLPYNEDENYKNEIKYLGMSFIEKKQTQVVTNQIPLKDLRPNNEYLLYLELKKVKERLINNAFTLYYLTLTDGETTIVAYSSNPDYSSLELGKNYKFKLFLTDKGKYKIIK, translated from the coding sequence ATGAATCTAATAAATTTACACACAAGAAGCGAATATACATTTTTATCATCAACGATCAAATTAGACTCACTAATTGATTTTGCGCTCAAAAATAACTTAAAAACATTGGTGCTAACAGATTTTAACACAATGTTTGGGGTTCCAAAGTTTTACAAATTATGCAAGGAAAATGGGATTAATCCTGTAATTGGTCTTGAAATTGAAATTGAAAAATTTCATTTTATTTTGCTTGCAAAAAACTATTCAGGTTATGTTTTTTTGTCAAAAATCTCGACTAAAAAAACAAAAAATGAGAACATTTTTCTTGGGGACTTACAAAATCAAGATGATTTAATCATTATTGACCACCCCAAAAAAGGTTTTTACTGTCAAAAAAAGGTCCAATTATCAACACTTTTAGGACAAAGTAATTTAAAAAACTACTATATTGTCGAAAATAATCCCAAAATTAGCAATGCAATTTATGTCCAAGAGCGAAATGTGCTTTATGCATCAGAGAAAATTTATCTAGAAGCGCTTTACAAAATTAAAGGCGAAATTTTTGATACTGGCCAAAAATTGTACGATTTTAATGACTGAGAAGTTGAGATTGAGCCTGAAATTATCAAGAGAACAAACGCCCTAGTTGAAAATATTAAAATTGAATTTCCTAAATCTGGAATTAATTTGCCAAATTTAGATCCAACAGGCCAAAGTGATCCTGATATTATTTTAAAAAATGTTTTAATAGAAGGAATAAACAAAAAAAGATCCGAACTTGAAAATTACAACTGATCCTCAAGACTACAGTATGAATATAAAATAATTTGTGAGCTTAAATTCAGTAACTATTTTTTGATAATTTGAGATTTACTTAAATGAGCTAGAGAAAATAATATTCTAATTGGGCCAGGTCGAGGTTCGGCTTCTGGATCGCTTATTGCTTATTTATTAGATATTACCGCCGTTAATCCTTTAAAATACAACCTAATTTTTGAAAGGTTTTTGAATCCTAAACGAATTTCAATGCCCGATATTGATATTGATATTCAAGATACTCGTCGAAATGAGGTAATTGATTATCTTTTCCAAAAATACGGCCCTGAACATTGTGCGACAATTATCACTTTTTCGACACTTGCGGCCAAAAGTATTTTTCGCGATATTTCAAAAGGCTTTGGTATTCCAGAGGCTCAAATTAATAAAAATGCTAAATTAATTAGTGCAAATATGACACTGGCTCAACTTTATCAAAATACTAAGTCCGAATTTTACAAACTAATTCAAAAAGGCGACAATTTTCAAGGCCAAGACAACAGTGCAATTTACAAAAAAATCTATGAAATCAGTGTCTTTTTGGAAGGAATGCCCCGTCAGTCCTCAACTCATGCAGCAGGAATTGTGCTTTCAAAAACACCAATATCTCAGCTAGTGCCGCTTCATTATTCAAAGGAAAATCTTAATCAGATTCAGTATTCTGCTGAATTTATTGAAGATTTTTCACTTTTGAAAATTGACCTTTTAGGTTTAAAAAATTTAACTATTGTGGCAAATATTCTTGCCAAAATTAATAAAAAAGGTCGCAATTTGCAATTTAACCAGCTTCCGATCTATGATAAAAGCGCAAATAAGCTTTTATCTGAAGGAAAAACAAGCGGAATTTTCCAACTAGAATCGCCCGGAATGACAACAAGCATTAAAAAAATCGGCGTAAATTCAATTGATGACGTTGTTGCGATAATCTCACTTTATCGTCCTGGTCCAATTAAGCAAATTCCGACCTATGCAAAAAACAAAGAAAGTGGAAATTGACCTAAGTTTTTCCCGGAATATGACAAAATTCTTGAGTCAACTTTTGGAGTTATTATTTACCAAGAGCAAATTATGGAAATTTGTCAAGTTGTTGCAGGTTTTGATTTGGCTCAGGCAGATATAATTCGCGTTGCTATTTCCAAAAAAGATGAATCAAAACTGGAACAAATTAAGAAACACTTCCTTGAAGGAGGTGCTAAATTAGGCCGTGATCCTAAATTAGTCTCTGAAATTTATGATAAAATTTATGAATTTGCTGACTATGGTTTTAATAAAGCCCACGCGGTTGCCTATGCAAATTTAGCCTATAAAATGGCTTATTTAAAAGCTAAATTTCCCCTTTATTTTTTTGCCGAACTTATTTCAAATGAAAATGGTGCTCACGCAAATATTAAAAAATATGCCCAAGAAGCACAAAATTTTGGAATTCAGATTTTGCAGCCAAATATTAACTTTTCGTCCCACATGGCGACTTATTCTGAACAAAATAACACGATTTACCTCCCACTTTTAATGATAAAAGGTCTTGGAACAATCGCAATTAAATCAATTATTGACGAACGCCAAAAAAATGGAAAATATAAGTCTTTCCTTGATTTTATAAGACGAATGAAAATAATTAATTTTTCAAAAGTTGCAATTGAAAAATTAATTTTTGCAAATTCACTAAAAGAATTTGCAAATCAAGAAACATTAGCTCATAATTTAGATTTACTTTGAAATCATGCCACTTTAGTCTTAACTGACAAAGACGGAAATTTGGTTGCGCTTGAAAATAATAGCGAAACTGAATCAAATTTGCTTGAAAAACTACCTTATAATGAAGATGAAAACTACAAAAATGAAATAAAATATCTGGGAATGTCTTTTATTGAAAAAAAACAGACACAAGTTGTTACAAATCAAATTCCACTTAAAGATTTAAGACCTAATAATGAATATTTATTATATCTTGAGTTGAAAAAAGTAAAAGAACGCCTTATAAATAACGCCTTTACACTTTATTATCTAACTCTAACAGATGGAGAAACGACAATTGTGGCCTATTCAAGCAACCCAGATTATTCTTCCCTTGAGTTAGGAAAAAATTATAAATTTAAATTATTTCTAACAGATAAGGGAAAATATAAAATAATAAAATAA